The uncultured Sphaerochaeta sp. genome includes the window GTAGCCTCCGCTGCCTGAAGGGCTCGGCCAAGGTCATCCAACGGTTGAAGAAGATCCTTGATCAGGTTTTCATTCGCAAACTTCACAGTCTCTTCCTTGTCTCGGAGAAGACGTTTCCTATAATTCTCAAGATCAGCACGGTCACGAAGCATTTGCTCCTTCAAAGAGGTGGCTTCTTCCTGTGCAGCAGCAAGCTGTTCCTTCAATCGCACGATTTCCAACTCCTTCTGTTCCACTTCAGACATTTCCTGCACTTCTTGTTCTTGTGCAGGCTGATTTTCACTCTCTTGTGTGTGAAGTTCCTCTTTCACTTCTGAATCAACAGCAGGCTGTGCACTTTTGGTCTTGCTTTCTTTCTGTTTCTTTTCCATTCTATTCCTCGATTTCCCATATGCCAGCGAAAGATGCGGGCACATGTCTATTCACAAACCCAACCAGCAATTACTTGCATATGCTAGGCCGTAGCTTTTAATAGTGTATAGCGTAAAGAGTAGCCCACCCCTGGGCTTGCCGATAACATACTCACACCGATGTGCAAGCGTCAAGTAGTTTTATCGTCTTCGTCATCCAAAGAGATTTCTTCCTCATCTCCCTCAGGGACGTATTCAATCCAAGGCGAATGGTCATCATCCACTTCAGATTCATCATCCACTTCAGATTCATCATCTCTCTTAGTTTCTTCATTTGATTCATCATCCACTTCAGGAATCTGATCATCTAGAACTGTTTGTTCCTGCTCCAGAGAAGCAAGCTCTTCCTGTTTGGTTTGCAATATCTGCTCGACATTGTGCAAGGATTCTTGTTTCTCAGTGAGTTGTAAGGTAAGCGCTGCAAATGAAGCTGCCAAAAGCTCTTTTGCTTTATACTGTTCTACATTTTCAGAGGCTAATGCTTCATGGTTCTTTTTCATCGCAGTCAACTCTTCCTGCAGTGCTGTAGCCTCTTCCCTGAGATGAAGAATAATCTGCTGGAGCTCCTCTTGCTTACGCCCATTCTTGCGTAAGTTCTCAGTTGCTTGGTCATGTTGTTCACAAAGGTGCTGGATTTCATCACTGAACACATGCAAACTATCATACTCTTGCTGTTCCAGTTTTTGGCTCATCATTTGAGCTTGTTCCATTCGCTGTTGCAGCTCCTCCAAATAAGAGGAAACCGTGTGAATCATGGTCTGAAACGCTTGGTCTGTCTTGGTTATGGTATGGGTGAACACAGCTTCCATATCATGGTCACATTGCTGGCTGAATTGAGAGAGGGTTTCAGAGATACGACTCTTTACATCCTCAATCAAGGAGAGGAGGTTCTCTTTCTCTGTCCTAAAGTATTTCTGGCTTTCTGTCTTGATAGACTCGTATTGGATCTTCTGTTCGTTCACATCCTGGAAAGCCTGTTCCCTCACCGCTTCCAATTCGCGTCTACTGTTGGCAATTACTTGCTCTGCATCGTCACCGATTTGTCTGATTTTTGCCAATTGGGAAGTCAGGATTGAAAGAGAATCGGCCTCATTGCTTTTCAGAGTCTCTGCATGACCCGCCACACGACTCTGGTTCTGCCGCTCCACTTCCTGGACCTCAGCTTCATACTCCTGTAGCTTTGCATAGGATGAATCAAGAAGCTGTTTTACCTTTAGCTGTTGTTGGCTGATTGAGTTGCTGCCTTCTTCAATCGCCTCCTGAAGCATCTGCTTGAAAGCCTCTATTCGTTCATCAAAATGGTTGATCGTTGCATCTACTGCTTCAATACGCTGAATTTCTAGTTTTGTATGCTCGATACGGGCTTCTACTTGTGCTGTGGTAGTTCCTAGTTTGGTAAGAGAATCCCTGTAGGTATTAAGCACACCCTGTAGTTTGGTAAGATCGTCACTCCTCGCCTCAAGGTCCGCCATCTGGGTCTCTATCCTGAGAAGCATCTGGTTGGCAGCATCAATTCTGTGATTGATTCGCTCCTCCACTTGCTGAGAAGTATCTTTAAACTGATTACGGGAGGCTTCCAATTCCCGGGAGAACTGCCCAACTTTCTGTTTCATGAGATCCAGACGGCGGTCACGCTTATCTTCTACACGAAGCATGTAGATGATAATGAGCGTGATGATAAACAGGATTACCGGAAGCAAAAGCTCGAGTCCCATCGAAAACCTCCTACCAGAGCATCCTTAGAGTACCAGAGAAGCAAACTCCTTCCAAGAGCTTACCACCAAGTCAGCTTCGGGAAAACTTCTATGGGTATCCTTGGTTATTAGGCAGGAATGCATCCCTGCCTGTCTTGCTCCACGGCAATCCTTGGTGTAACTGTCGCCCATATAGAGCACTTGGCTGGGATTCACCTGCAAGTGATCAAGCAAGAAGGAGAAGGCTTTTGCACTTGGTTTCAAATAACCGCTTTCCTCTGTACTGTAGGCATAGTCTACCAAATCAGCAATACCAAGGGTCTGCAACTTACCAGCTAAGGGAAAATCACTAAAAACCGCAATCTTCAAGCCTTGCTTATGTACTTTTTCAAGTGTCTCAACCATCGTCGGATACGCCTTGATACTCAAAAAAGAATGCTCCCAAGCCTGATAGAACTGCTTCTCTACAGCAGCCTTAACCTGATCAGTCGTTCGATTTCCCCTCAATCGGGAAGCAACAAGCTGAGCCTGTCGATGTATGAGACCTGCCCGATTTTCAGGAGAGGTAGGGTGCAGGTCCTGCACCCTACGGTACTCCTTTCTTGCCCAGTTGAAAGCCTTGGCAAGAGTTAGGGAAGGAAACAGGGAACGAACCATTCTTACATTGAGCATCCTCTTCGGATAGAGCGTACCATCAATATCGAGCGCGAGAACCTTGATACCTTTCTCTTGAAGATACCCCATCCTCAACCTCGTTTCTTGCCGGTGGTACGCTTTGCCTGTTTTTCGATTCGCTTTCGCGACTTGTCAACTGAAGCCACGTTGCCAGGCTTGGTCCCTTTTGGCTTCGCAAATGCTCTTCCGCCAATATTACGTTTCACCTCGGGCTTTGGGCCATCCACTACTGGTTTTTTGGGTCCTCTCTCATGCAAGGAGGGATTTCTCTTACGTTCACGGAGATCTACCTCAATGGGAATCTGGGTGAATCCCAGATCTCGGCGAATACAGTTCTTCAAGTACTGGACATAGATCTGTGGGAAGTCCTTGATTCGGTTGACGAACATAAGAAACTTCACTGGGTTGGCACTGAACTGGGTACCGTAATAGACTTTGTAATGCCCCATGCTTCCTCGTGGGGGCTGAATGGCCTCTCCCCACTCCTTGATCGCTTCGTTCAGCTGAGAAGTGTCAACACGCTTGTTGAGCTGTTTCCATACCCCCCATACTGTATCGAGTAGCTTGCCAATATCCTGGCCCTTGAGAGCGCTGATTGACGTGATAGGTGCAAAGCCAAGGATGGGGAACAGGAATCTGATCCTGTCCTTGATAGCCTGCAACTCGTTCCCGATCCCAGTGAGCAAGTCAATCTTATTCAATACCAAGATAATACCCTTGCCCCTACGTACAATGAGGTTGGCAATCTTTTTATCCTGGTCTGAGAGCCCCTCGATAGCATCCACCATCAACAACACTACATCAGCCTCATCGATGGTCTTGATGGCACGATTGACGGAGTAGTATTCCACATCCTCCTCAACCTTGCTCTTACGCCTGATACCTGCAGTATCAAGTACGGTAAAGTCACTACCCTTGTATGAGAAAGTTCCCATGACAACATCACGGGTGGTACCAGCAATATCACTGACAATTGAAACATCTGAACCTACCAAGAGGTTGGTAAGGGTGGACTTGCCAGTATTGGGCTTGCCCATAATGGCCAGCTTCACGCGCTCGGCTTCTTCAGGGGCCTCATCAAGGCTTACCATTTCCAGCATGCCAAGCAGGGTATCTTCCAGATCTTCAATGCCCAAACCGTGAGCGGCAGATATTCCCACCACACGTTGGAATCCATACTGGTAGTACTCCCAGACCAAGTCATCACGCTTGGGGTCATCAACCTTGTTTACCACAAGCAGGACCTTCTCACTATATGGACGCAATGCTTTCAGTAATTCTTCGTCCTCTGCCGTAACAGCAGTACACTCCATCATAAAAATAATGGCATCACTTTGCGAGAGAAGGCCTAAACTCTTATTGGCGACCAGGTCATCAAACCCTTCTCGCTCAACCTTTACCCCGCCACTATCAACAAGTGTTACAGGATGGTTCCCAAGGTACCAGCGTTCTGGAATCAAGTCACGGGTAACCCCTGGGGTCGGATCGGTAATTGCTCGTCTTTTGCCGATCAAACGATTGAACAAT containing:
- a CDS encoding nucleotide exchange factor GrpE encodes the protein MEKKQKESKTKSAQPAVDSEVKEELHTQESENQPAQEQEVQEMSEVEQKELEIVRLKEQLAAAQEEATSLKEQMLRDRADLENYRKRLLRDKEETVKFANENLIKDLLQPLDDLGRALQAAEATKDYEKVHDGVVMVNSQLYSTLEKNWGLQRIESVGKEFDPLEHEAYQMVVDDSLEHEVVLEEYVVGYKLHGRVLRPAKVKVGKPNV
- a CDS encoding HAD family hydrolase, yielding MGYLQEKGIKVLALDIDGTLYPKRMLNVRMVRSLFPSLTLAKAFNWARKEYRRVQDLHPTSPENRAGLIHRQAQLVASRLRGNRTTDQVKAAVEKQFYQAWEHSFLSIKAYPTMVETLEKVHKQGLKIAVFSDFPLAGKLQTLGIADLVDYAYSTEESGYLKPSAKAFSFLLDHLQVNPSQVLYMGDSYTKDCRGARQAGMHSCLITKDTHRSFPEADLVVSSWKEFASLVL
- the der gene encoding ribosome biogenesis GTPase Der; its protein translation is MTDSIISPPSDTQDSPAKIPVISIVGRPNVGKSTLFNRLIGKRRAITDPTPGVTRDLIPERWYLGNHPVTLVDSGGVKVEREGFDDLVANKSLGLLSQSDAIIFMMECTAVTAEDEELLKALRPYSEKVLLVVNKVDDPKRDDLVWEYYQYGFQRVVGISAAHGLGIEDLEDTLLGMLEMVSLDEAPEEAERVKLAIMGKPNTGKSTLTNLLVGSDVSIVSDIAGTTRDVVMGTFSYKGSDFTVLDTAGIRRKSKVEEDVEYYSVNRAIKTIDEADVVLLMVDAIEGLSDQDKKIANLIVRRGKGIILVLNKIDLLTGIGNELQAIKDRIRFLFPILGFAPITSISALKGQDIGKLLDTVWGVWKQLNKRVDTSQLNEAIKEWGEAIQPPRGSMGHYKVYYGTQFSANPVKFLMFVNRIKDFPQIYVQYLKNCIRRDLGFTQIPIEVDLRERKRNPSLHERGPKKPVVDGPKPEVKRNIGGRAFAKPKGTKPGNVASVDKSRKRIEKQAKRTTGKKRG